ACTGGCAGATACCGCCGAACCCAACGATGTCCAGATCGGGATCAGCCGCACCTGCACGCCTGCCTCCGACTACCGGCGACGGTACCGTGAGCTGAGGAAGTGTCTGGACCTCGCCAACCGCGCCAACCCGGCCGTCCGTACGGTGGTCGCCGAACAGTGGCATGTCCACACCATGCTGATGCATACCGCCGACGATGACGACGTCAGGGACCGCGCTCACCAACTACTCGACCTCGTACTCGCCGAGGGTGACGACCGCCTGCTGATCTCGCGAGCGACTCACCGGACTCGACCTCCGTGACCTGCAAAACCTGGTAGAGCTACAGCTCGCCCCGATTCACCGGCGAGCTTCGTCGGGACTCGCCCTAGTCGCTTTGACTGAGCTGCGGTTGCGCCGAGACCGCGCGCGAGATGCTCCGCGCTGTCGCGACCAACGCTGGAAGCACGGATTGCACGACGGGTTCGTCGAGTCCGTAGGTGATCGAGAGCGCGGCTATGACGTTGTCCGCACGATCCCGGATCGCTGTCGCCACGCCGCCTCCGAGCGGATTGATGGTCCCGTCCGCGACCGCGTACCGCCGTGCTCGCACCTCCGCAAGGATGGTGCGTAGCTCTGCCGATGACGTCACCGTTCGGTCGGTGTAGCGTCGCAACGGACGGGCCAGGATCGACTCCTGGAACTCGGGATCCGAGTAGGCCAGCATCAACAGCCCGGGCGATGTCGCGTGTATCGGAAGCCGGCCGCCGATCTGACTGATGTTCGGCACCTCGTTGTGGGAAGCCAACCGTTCGAGGACGAGCACCTCACCGGCGGCCAGGATGGACAGCGAGGTGTGCTGCCTGACAGCGACCTGCAGGTCCTCCATGAACGGCATCGCGACCTCGCGCAGCCGTAGGACGTGCGAAGACCGCACACCGATCTCCCACAGGCTGGTGCCGATCCGGTAGACCTTCTGCTCGTTTCGCTCCAGGAGCCCTAGATCGACGAGCTCCCTCGTGATCCGGTACGCGGTAGGTAGTGGTAGGTCCGCGGCCCAAGCGATCTCCGTGAGGCTCATCTCGACACGGGCCGGGTCGAAGAGTTTCAGTATTCGGAAGGCCCGGTGCAGGACCGAGTTGCCCTTGCCAGTCACCCCGCCTCCTCGATCACAGCACGTCAATCACCAAACACCCATGGTCAGCTAGCCGCCAGACGCGTCATGGCGATCATCGCACCAGTCCGGGTCGGCGAGCCAGGGTTCGGCGGCGAACTCTGGCTCGGGACTTTCGCTCAGAGAAAGTTGCGTTGATCGACCGCCGGTAGGTCCAGACACTCCTTTCTCAACGGATACGGCGCGAAACGTCGCCGCCTACAGGTCAGTCGCCAACGGAAAGTCGAATCGAATCGAATGAGTAGCATCCTCGTTCTCGGTGGTACAGGCGAGATGGGGTCGGTAGCGGTCACCGACCTCGCGCAGCGCACCGACCACGACATCGCCATCGCGGATCCCCGGGTGGAGGACGCCAGAGCTCTGTTGCGGCGCCTCGGCCGACCCGAGCAGGTCTACCGGCTCGACGTTTCGGACGACACACGCCTGGTAGAGGTAATGGCCGGCCACGACCTCGTCCTCAACACGACCCTGATGCGCTACACACTGGCAGTGACGGATGCCGCGATCGCCGCCCGAGTCCACCTGGTCGACCTGGGTTCGTACTACGACGACACACTGGCCCAGCTGGAACGCAATGCCGCAGCAGAGGAGGCCGGCTGCCGCATCGTCCCTGGTTGCGGCGTAGCGCCCGGCCTAACGAACGTCCTCGCCGCGCTCGGTGCCGGCGACCTTGATCACGTGACCGGAGTGCGGATGTACTCGTACATCACGCACCCGATGTACACCTCCCCCGGGATCGTCGTCACGCGCTTCGACGCGAGCACAGGCCGCTCGGTGATTCTTCGCGACGGTTCGCTGGTCGAACGACCGTCGTTCGGTGACCACGAGACGATCGAGTTCGCGGAACCCTATGGCGCGCAACAGGTACACCTTGTACCGCATCCCGAGGTGGTCACCCTGCCGCGCTACCTCGACGGGGTACGCGATGTCGTGTTCAAGGTCGGTTACCCTGCCGAGGAGAACAACCGCATCGCGACCCTGTTGTCGCTCGGCTTCGACAGCGACGAGCCCTTCGACGTGGACGGCCACTCCATCTCGCCGCGCCGCTTCGCAGCTGCCTATATCGGGCGCAGGGGACTGGCACCCACCGAACGCAGCGCCAACGTGAAGAAGGTCCTCGTCGACGGCGTGGCGGGCGGACTGGACACCACGGTCCGCTACGACTTCGCCGTCGAGAACAGTGGTCGTTCCGCCTCGGCGACCATCACAGGGACGGTCGCCGCCATCGCCGCGGACATGGTGACCGCGCCCAGCGCTCCGGGCGTCCGTGCACCGGAGTCCGCACTGGACCCCAACGACTTCCTTGACCGGCTGGCCGAGCGCGGTCTCGAGGTGTCGGCGTCGAAGGCCACCGAGTGAGCGCGCTGGTCGGCGTCGACGTCGGTGGCACGTTTACCGACGTCGTCCTGCTCGAGGACGGTGCGGTCCGGACGTCGAAGGTCCCTTCGGACGTGGTCGACCAGTCCAACGGTTTTCTCGGCGGACTGGAAGCAGCACAGGTGGACCACGGGTCGGTGCAGGCGGTCGTCCACGGCACGACGGTGGCCACCAATGCGCTGATCGAGCGGAAAGGGGCTCGTGTCGGCATCATCACGACGGCGGGCTTCCGCGACATACTCGAACTGCGCCGGCGTGACCGCGTCACGATCTACGGGCTCGGCGGTACGTTCAGCCCGATCGTGCCGCGGGATCTGCGGCTGGAGGTCAAGGAACGGATGGCCGCGGACGGCACCGTGGTCACACCGCTCGACACCGGACAGGTCAGGGACGCCGGTGCCCAGCTGGTCGAAGCCGAGGTCGACGCGGTCGCGGTCATCTTCCTGCACTCGTACCTGAACCCGGAACACGAACGGGCCGCGGCTGCCGAGCTCGGTCGGCACTGGCCCGATCTCACGGTCATCACCTCGTCAGAGGTCCTTCCGGTCTACGGCGAGTTCGAGCGCACGAGCACCACGGCGATTTCTGCCTACGTCCAACCGCTCATGGCGAGCTACCTGAGCCGGCTGAAGGACGGGCTCCGCGTCCGTGGCTATGAACGCGACCTCCTTGTCGTACAGTCCAACGGTGGCCTGGCGGACTCGTCCGTCGCCGGGCGGCTCGCGGCCAACACGGTCCTTTCCGGTCCGGCTGCCGGCGTGGTCGCTGCCAACCACCTCGGGCAGGCCGCTGGCTTCTCGAACGTCATCACCGCCGACATGGGCGGGACGAGCCTCGACACGGCAATCATCAAGGGCGGGCGGCTGCTCCTCAAGGCCCAGACAACGATCGACTTCGGTATGCCACTCGCCCTGCCGATGCTCGACATCCAGACGGTCGGTGCGGGCGGCGGAAGCATCGCACGGGTCGGTGACGACCGGATCCTCACCGTGGGGCCCGACAGCGCCGGCGCCCGACCGGGTCCCGCATGCTACGGACACGGCGGGACTCACCCGACCATCACCGATGCCAACCTGATCCTCGGCAGGCTGGGCGAAGCCAGTCCTCTCGGCTCGGAGAGCTCCGTGCGCCTCCACCTCGATCTGGCGGTCGCCGCCGTACGTACGAAGGTCGCGGAGCCACTCGGCCTGTCGGTCGTAGACGCTGCGCTCGCGATCGTCGAGGTCGCCAACCTCAACACGGCAGGTGCGATTCGACTCCAGAGCGTCGAGAAGGGACTCGACCCTCGGGAGTTCGCGCTCGTGTCGTTCGGCGGCGCCGGCCCTCTCCATGCGGCCGCGCTGGTCGAAGAGCTCCAGATGCGAGCCGCCGTCGTCCCACTCTTCCCCGGGATCACCTCGGCGTTCGGGTGCATCATGTCCGACTTCAGGCACGACCTCAGCGAGACCGTGAACGTCGACCTGGACGACCTCGACGAGAAGGCGATCGCCGCTGTCTACGACCGGCACCGAGTAGCCGGTACGGATCTGCTCGGGCAGGAAGGCATCAGTCCCACCATGGTGACCGTCACCTACGGCGCCGATCTCCTCTACGACGGGCAGACGTACAACCTCAGCGTGTCATTGCCGAGCCACCAGCCGACACGGAACCAGTTTCGCGAGGCATTCGACGCGGCCTACTCAGCTCGGTTCGGATACACGCTGCAGAACTCGGTTCGGATCATGAACCTGACGACCACAGCGTTCGGGGCGAGGCCCCGGCTGGACATGGGCGCGATCGCGTCAGCAATTCTGCCGCCAGACGGGAGCGTCAAGGCGCGCTCCTACCGGGAAGTACACCTGCGAAGCGGGGCACGCGAAGTACCGGTGTACGCCCGCTTCGACATCCCCATCGGAGCGACCTTCCCCGGGCCGGCCGTCGTCGACCAGGGAGACTCCACCCTCTTCCTCGACGAGGACCACCTCGCTGTCGTCGACACCCTTGGGAGCATCGTTGTCACTAGGAACTGAGCCACACGAGAGCGGAGTCGACCCGATCACCCTGGCCGTGGTCAAGGGCAGCCTCGAACAGATCACCAACGAGATGGACACCGCATACGCCACGGCGTCCTTCTCACCGATCATCTCCGACGCGCTCGACCGCGCGAGCGGGATCTACCACGGCGACACGGGCGAGGTCATCGCCCAAGGGTCGACGGGCCTGCCTATCTTCATCGGTGTCATGCAGTACACGGTCCAGTCCGTGGTACAGGACATGCAGCTTCGCCCTGGCGACGTGTGCATAGTTAACGATCCCTTCGCGGGCGGCACCCATCTGATGGACGTCAAGATGGTTATGCCGTACTTCGACCCAGATGGCCGGTTGCTCTTCTACCTCGCCAACACCGGGCACTGGCCGGACATCGGCGGGATGAGTCCCGGTGGCATCACTTCCACGGCGACCGAGACCTTCCAGGAAGGTATCCGGATCCCACCGATGCTGCTGTGCGATGGCGGCGTCGTGAACGAACAATTGGTCGAGATGATCCTCGCGAACGTTCGCGGCCGACCGTCGGACCGACGAGGAGACATCGCCGCTCAGCTCGCCTCGCTGAGGCTCGGCGCTGAGCGGCTCGACGGTCTCGTGCAACGCTACGGCGTCGAGTTGCTTCTGCGCTGCGTCGACGAAATGAACGCTCGCTCCGAGAACCTGATGCGGGAGCGGATCCGCTCGCTCCCCGACGGAACCTACTCGGCGATCGACTACATGGACAACGACGGCATCACCGACGAGCCGTTCGCGGTCGACCTCGACATCATCGTCGCTGACAGTGAGATGACATTCGACTTCGCGCGGTGCCGAGAAGAGGTCGACGGGCCGATGAACTGTCCGGTCTCCTCGACCATGACAGCCTGCCTCATCGGCATCAAGCACCTCTTCCCCGACGTCCTGGTCAACGGTGGCTGTTTGAAACCGCTGACGTTCCGCGTCCCCCACGGGTCCTTCCTCAACCCCACGTTCCCGAAACCGGTCGCTTCGTGCACGACGGAAGCCCCGCAACGGATCATCGACGTCATATTCAAGGCCCTCGACACCGCACTGCCGGAGAGCATTCCCGCCCCGAGCTTCTCCACCGGCTCACTGCATGCGATCACGGGCCGACACGACGGATACCAGTTCGCCTTCTTCAGCTACATGGGCGGCGGGTACGGAGGATCGGCCCAGCACGACGGTCTCGTCAACGGCGCGACGACCATCTCCGTCGCCATGGCCGCGGGCTTGGAGATCCAGGAGCAACGCTTTCCGATCCGCTACCTCGAGTACTCGATACGCGAAGACTCCGAAGGTCCAGGAGTGCATCGCGGCGGCCCCGGCACCTGCGCGGCAATCGAGTTCCTGGGAGACAAAGGAAAGGTCTCCATCATGGGAGACCGCGCCAAGTTCGGTCCCGGAGGATCCGCCGGCGGCACGGGCGCCGCGACTGCAGATCACACGATGACCCTTGGCGGACAGCACTGGCGCCCACCGATGGGCGCCAAGGCGGAGAACATCCCGCTCCGCCGCGGGGATGTCATCACCATGCGGACACCTGGCGGCGGCGGCTGGGGACCACCCGGTCAGCGCGACCGAGCCGCCGTCGAGCGCGACGTCCGCCTCGGCTACATCAGCCAGGAAAAGGCACAACAAGACTACGGGTTGGATACCGACCATGCCGCTGTCTGATACCGAACAGCAGCGGACAGCCTCGCTGGCGAGGCGACGCTACGGGGAACCAACGTCCGGCAACTCAGGCCCTGCTCTCGCACTCAAGGGGTAAGCATGTCCAGGCCAGAAGACAGCATGTTAGACCGTACCGCCGGCGCTAGCAGTGGGATTCGACGAACCCTCGTCGCGAGTGGCGTCGGAACGGTCATCGAGTGGTTCGACTTCTTCGTATTCGCATCCCTGTCGACGCTCGTGCTCGGAAGGCTCTTCTTCCCCGAGACCGACCCCGTAGCCGCCACCCTCCTCGGCTTGTCGACGTTCACCGTCGGATATGTCGCGCGCCCCCTCGGCGGCATCATATTCGGACACCTCGGCGACCGGCTCGGCCGCAAGAACACCCTCGTGTGGACCCTCTCGATCATGGGAGTAGCCACATTGCTGATCGCATTTCTTCCTACGTATGCGATGGCCGGGGTCATCTCTACCGTACTGCTCGTATTGCTCCGCATCGCCCAAGGAATCGCCCTGGGTGGCGAGTACGGTGGCGCCGCGATCATCGTCGCCGAACACGCGCACTCGTCCCGTCGGCGCGGCCTGTTCGGGAGCATTCTCAACGCCTGTGCGTCGGTCGGCTTCCTGTTGTCATCAGGACTGGTCGCCCTGTTGCTCGCCGTCACCACCGATGCGCAGTTCGATTCCTGGGGCTGGCGGATCCCGTTCGTCATCAGCGCACTCCTCCTGGCTGTCGGCGTCTACATTCGCAAGCGAGTCGCCGCTCTTCGAGGTCACCGAGCAACTGAAGGGCAAGCGCCGGATGCCCCTCGCCGCACTCCTCCGTATGCAGCCCTGGAACCTTGTTGTGGCAACGGTTGGGATCCTTACGACACTGGTGTTCTACTACCTCGCCCTCGTCTTCATCGTGCCCTACGGCACGCAGCACGCCGGCGTGGACGAGTCCGTGGCCGTCCTGAGCATCACCATCGCGCAGTGCGTGTACATCCCCTCCACCATCCTCTGGGGCGCCGCATCCGACCGACTCGGCCGCCGCCGCACCATCGCCATCGGTGCCGCAGGCTGCGGCGCGTGGGTGTTCCTCTTCTTCCCGCTCGTGAACTCGGGCAACCAGGTTCTCTTCGTCCTGGCGCTCTGCGTGCTCCTCTTCTTCGTCGGGGCGACCTGGGGTCCACAGGGCGGGTTCCTGCCCGAGCTCTTCCGCACCCAGGTGCGCTACACCGGAGTATCGGTGGGCTACCAGGTGTCATCCACCATCGCCGCGTTCACTCCCATGGCCGGACTCGCCCTGATCGGCACCTTCGGGTCGTGGACGCCCGTAGCCACGATCGCGAGCGGAACAGCGATCTTGACGATGCTCGCGCTGCTCACCGTCACAGAGACCGCGCGACTGCCCCTCCGGCTCGCACTGGACGAGCCGGGCGACCAGGAGGAGTTGCAACACGCAGAAGAATCGGCGTCGTGATGGCGTGGTCGTGAGGTCAGGCGCCGGTGACGACCCGGATGAAGGTGACCGGGTCGGCCTCTTCGTTGAGGTAGGCGTACTCCTGGTCGCTGGCGATGATGCAGGTCTGCCCGGGCGCCAGCACCTGGGCCCCGGCCTCCAGCACCAGGGTCAGGCGCCCGGAGAGGACGTGGTGGATCTCCTGTGCGCGGGGCCGATCGGGCTCGGCGTCGTAACGGCCGCCGGGTGCGAGGGTCCAGCGCCACAGTTCGGCTCGCGGGTCCTGGGTCGCGCCAAGCAACAGCGCGTGGCTACCGTCCGGCGCCTGCCAGACGAGCGTCCCCGCCACCTCCGTGGGTACCGCGTCGTCCTCGGGCAGGGCCAGTGCGGCGAAGTCGGTGTCCAGGGCGTGCGCGACTCGGTCGACGGTCGCGAGGCTGGGGTTGGCCTGGCCGAGCTCGATCTGGGTGAGCATCCGCCGGCTGACCGTGCTGGCCTCGGCCAGGTGCTGCACGCTCCAGCCGCGCTGCCTACGCAGCGCCCGGACGCGCCCGCCGATCCGGATGACGAACTGCGGCGCGGTGTTGCTGATGGTGCTCCCGTCACTGCCCACGATGGGCATGATAGTGCACACCGGCGTTTGCCAGGGCACTGTGCGAGCAATATATTGCCCATCATGAAGATCCGTGAGTTCGCTGTCGAGCAGTGGATGAACCAGTACGAGGAGACCTGCCGGTACAACCTGGCCGAGACCTGCGTCCGCTCGCTCACCACCGGTGAGTTGCTGGCCCTCTCCGACCGACGCGAGGCGGTGCTGACCGATCTGGAGACCACCCCGCTCACCTACGGGCCGATCCCTGGCAGCCCGCGCCTGCGCGGGCTGGTCGCGGGCCTGTACTCGGCCCAGGGGCCGGACAACGTCCTGATCACCCACGGGGCGATCGGTGCGAACGCGCTCGTGCACGCCACCCTCGTCGAGCCGGGCGACCACGTCGTGGCCGTGGTCCCCACCTAC
This genomic window from Streptosporangiales bacterium contains:
- a CDS encoding helix-turn-helix domain-containing protein, which encodes MPIVGSDGSTISNTAPQFVIRIGGRVRALRRQRGWSVQHLAEASTVSRRMLTQIELGQANPSLATVDRVAHALDTDFAALALPEDDAVPTEVAGTLVWQAPDGSHALLLGATQDPRAELWRWTLAPGGRYDAEPDRPRAQEIHHVLSGRLTLVLEAGAQVLAPGQTCIIASDQEYAYLNEEADPVTFIRVVTGA
- a CDS encoding methylhydantoinase, whose product is MSSTPLGASLSLGTEPHESGVDPITLAVVKGSLEQITNEMDTAYATASFSPIISDALDRASGIYHGDTGEVIAQGSTGLPIFIGVMQYTVQSVVQDMQLRPGDVCIVNDPFAGGTHLMDVKMVMPYFDPDGRLLFYLANTGHWPDIGGMSPGGITSTATETFQEGIRIPPMLLCDGGVVNEQLVEMILANVRGRPSDRRGDIAAQLASLRLGAERLDGLVQRYGVELLLRCVDEMNARSENLMRERIRSLPDGTYSAIDYMDNDGITDEPFAVDLDIIVADSEMTFDFARCREEVDGPMNCPVSSTMTACLIGIKHLFPDVLVNGGCLKPLTFRVPHGSFLNPTFPKPVASCTTEAPQRIIDVIFKALDTALPESIPAPSFSTGSLHAITGRHDGYQFAFFSYMGGGYGGSAQHDGLVNGATTISVAMAAGLEIQEQRFPIRYLEYSIREDSEGPGVHRGGPGTCAAIEFLGDKGKVSIMGDRAKFGPGGSAGGTGAATADHTMTLGGQHWRPPMGAKAENIPLRRGDVITMRTPGGGGWGPPGQRDRAAVERDVRLGYISQEKAQQDYGLDTDHAAV
- a CDS encoding MFS transporter, with protein sequence MRWPGSSLPYCSYCSASPKESPWVASTVAPRSSSPNTRTRPVGAACSGAFSTPVRRSASCCHQDWSPCCSPSPPMRSSIPGAGGSRSSSAHSSWLSASTFASESPLFEVTEQLKGKRRMPLAALLRMQPWNLVVATVGILTTLVFYYLALVFIVPYGTQHAGVDESVAVLSITIAQCVYIPSTILWGAASDRLGRRRTIAIGAAGCGAWVFLFFPLVNSGNQVLFVLALCVLLFFVGATWGPQGGFLPELFRTQVRYTGVSVGYQVSSTIAAFTPMAGLALIGTFGSWTPVATIASGTAILTMLALLTVTETARLPLRLALDEPGDQEELQHAEESAS
- a CDS encoding helix-turn-helix domain-containing protein, with translation MTCCDRGGGVTGKGNSVLHRAFRILKLFDPARVEMSLTEIAWAADLPLPTAYRITRELVDLGLLERNEQKVYRIGTSLWEIGVRSSHVLRLREVAMPFMEDLQVAVRQHTSLSILAAGEVLVLERLASHNEVPNISQIGGRLPIHATSPGLLMLAYSDPEFQESILARPLRRYTDRTVTSSAELRTILAEVRARRYAVADGTINPLGGGVATAIRDRADNVIAALSITYGLDEPVVQSVLPALVATARSISRAVSAQPQLSQSD
- a CDS encoding hydantoinase/oxoprolinase family protein: MSALVGVDVGGTFTDVVLLEDGAVRTSKVPSDVVDQSNGFLGGLEAAQVDHGSVQAVVHGTTVATNALIERKGARVGIITTAGFRDILELRRRDRVTIYGLGGTFSPIVPRDLRLEVKERMAADGTVVTPLDTGQVRDAGAQLVEAEVDAVAVIFLHSYLNPEHERAAAAELGRHWPDLTVITSSEVLPVYGEFERTSTTAISAYVQPLMASYLSRLKDGLRVRGYERDLLVVQSNGGLADSSVAGRLAANTVLSGPAAGVVAANHLGQAAGFSNVITADMGGTSLDTAIIKGGRLLLKAQTTIDFGMPLALPMLDIQTVGAGGGSIARVGDDRILTVGPDSAGARPGPACYGHGGTHPTITDANLILGRLGEASPLGSESSVRLHLDLAVAAVRTKVAEPLGLSVVDAALAIVEVANLNTAGAIRLQSVEKGLDPREFALVSFGGAGPLHAAALVEELQMRAAVVPLFPGITSAFGCIMSDFRHDLSETVNVDLDDLDEKAIAAVYDRHRVAGTDLLGQEGISPTMVTVTYGADLLYDGQTYNLSVSLPSHQPTRNQFREAFDAAYSARFGYTLQNSVRIMNLTTTAFGARPRLDMGAIASAILPPDGSVKARSYREVHLRSGAREVPVYARFDIPIGATFPGPAVVDQGDSTLFLDEDHLAVVDTLGSIVVTRN